A single genomic interval of Streptomyces sp. NBC_00663 harbors:
- a CDS encoding SpoIIE family protein phosphatase, translating into MILLSVSWDDIGGLVDAHERFLAGARVDADVRDSVLDSWKRCRSAGLEPDRLLVPYAPDLTLDDAFLHAADPVLADLAVSLTDAGTTIALCDGLGRMIQRLGGGRRLCDRLDEVRFAPGFDASEQVVGTNGVGTALAERGPVYVVGREHFADCLQPFACAGAPVRNPLSGRIEAVLDLTCLRDEGDPAMLRLVREAAHAIEARLLDQATERERALLAAYRRAAGPSTQWRQPAWGTDTDGDELGRVDRAVLREKAEELLASPHRTLEEVTLSGGRTATLLRRQVQGAAGETGVVVEARILGSPRLRQVTVTTRPVSVQALPVAVAPMPTPAPSPTPAQASAPAQAAPRGGTLRTVVRPPGGDGVRATGAAAPSAGPAPSLAEPRADARLLLVGEPGVGRLAVLARRRLELLHDAGVRIGTTLDVTRTAEELTEVTVLRFADFVAVDLPDAVLRGEEPGPLGADTPLRRVALGAVHEESHLHAVGDTVRYAAATPQARSLDARQSMLEAVPVAGSGWFAQDPARGERILGAGVHSLITVPLRARGATLGVVGFHRADQTAPFEDDDLALAQELAGRAAICIDNARRYTREHNTALALQRSLLPRGRSEQSAVEVACRYLPAQAGVGGDWFDVIPLSGARVALVVGDVVGHGLHAAATMGRLRTAVHNFCSLDLPPDDLLTHLDDLVGRLDRGEGWAAENSPDSGIVGATCLYAVYDPVSRRCTLTRAGHPLPAVVAPDGTVTFVDLPSAPPLGLGGMPFETVELELAEGSQLVLYTDGLVEDRHRDIDTGLEQLRTVLGRAGRPPEETCEAVLDALLPARPSDDVALLVARTHALDSDRVAQWDVPSDPSAVSRYRAAVTEQLAAWGLEDLSFTAELVASELVTNAIRHATGPVQLRLLRDRALICEVFDGSSTSPRLRRARNEDEGGRGLFLVAQLTERWGTRYTPEGKTIWTEMPLPRRR; encoded by the coding sequence GTGATTCTGTTGTCCGTCTCCTGGGACGACATCGGTGGGCTCGTCGACGCCCACGAACGGTTCCTGGCCGGTGCGCGGGTCGACGCGGACGTCCGGGACTCGGTCCTGGACTCCTGGAAGCGGTGCCGCTCCGCGGGGCTCGAACCGGACCGGCTGCTGGTGCCCTACGCCCCCGACCTCACCCTCGACGACGCCTTCCTGCACGCCGCCGACCCGGTCCTCGCCGACCTGGCCGTCTCGCTCACCGACGCCGGCACGACCATCGCCTTGTGTGACGGACTGGGCCGGATGATCCAGCGGCTCGGCGGCGGGCGGCGGCTGTGCGACCGGCTCGACGAAGTGCGGTTCGCCCCTGGGTTCGACGCCTCCGAACAGGTCGTCGGCACCAACGGCGTCGGCACCGCCCTCGCCGAACGCGGCCCCGTCTACGTCGTCGGCCGGGAGCACTTCGCCGACTGCCTCCAGCCCTTCGCCTGCGCCGGCGCTCCCGTCCGCAACCCGCTCAGCGGACGCATCGAGGCCGTCCTCGACCTGACCTGTCTGCGCGACGAGGGCGACCCGGCCATGCTGCGGCTGGTCCGCGAGGCCGCGCACGCCATCGAGGCCCGGCTGCTGGACCAGGCCACCGAACGCGAACGGGCGCTGCTCGCCGCGTACCGGCGGGCGGCCGGGCCCTCGACGCAGTGGCGGCAGCCCGCGTGGGGCACCGACACCGACGGCGACGAACTGGGCCGCGTCGACCGGGCCGTGCTGCGCGAGAAGGCCGAGGAACTCCTCGCCTCGCCGCACCGCACCCTCGAAGAGGTCACCCTGTCCGGCGGCCGTACCGCCACCCTGCTGCGCCGTCAGGTTCAGGGCGCGGCGGGCGAGACGGGCGTCGTCGTCGAGGCCCGCATCCTCGGCAGCCCCCGGCTGCGCCAGGTCACCGTCACCACCCGGCCGGTGTCCGTGCAGGCGCTACCGGTCGCGGTCGCACCCATGCCGACGCCGGCCCCCTCGCCGACGCCGGCCCAGGCATCCGCACCGGCACAGGCCGCTCCGCGCGGCGGCACGCTGCGTACGGTCGTACGGCCGCCGGGCGGGGACGGCGTGCGGGCGACCGGCGCTGCGGCCCCGTCAGCCGGTCCGGCGCCTTCGCTCGCCGAACCACGCGCCGACGCCCGTCTCCTCCTCGTCGGCGAACCCGGCGTCGGGCGGCTCGCCGTGTTGGCGCGGCGGCGGCTTGAGTTGCTGCATGACGCCGGGGTGCGGATCGGCACCACCCTCGACGTCACCCGCACCGCCGAAGAACTCACCGAGGTCACCGTCCTGCGGTTCGCCGACTTCGTCGCCGTCGATCTGCCGGACGCGGTGCTGCGGGGCGAGGAGCCGGGGCCGCTCGGCGCGGACACCCCGCTGCGGCGGGTCGCCCTGGGCGCCGTACACGAGGAATCGCATCTGCATGCCGTAGGGGACACCGTGCGGTACGCCGCGGCGACCCCGCAGGCCCGGAGTCTGGACGCCCGGCAGTCCATGCTGGAGGCCGTGCCGGTCGCGGGCAGCGGGTGGTTCGCCCAGGACCCGGCGCGCGGTGAGCGGATCCTCGGGGCCGGCGTGCACTCGCTGATCACCGTGCCGCTGCGGGCCCGCGGCGCCACGCTCGGCGTCGTCGGCTTCCACCGCGCCGACCAGACCGCGCCCTTCGAGGACGACGACCTCGCCCTCGCCCAGGAACTCGCCGGCCGGGCCGCCATCTGCATCGACAACGCCCGCCGCTACACCCGCGAGCACAACACCGCGCTCGCCCTCCAGCGGAGCCTGCTGCCACGCGGGCGCTCCGAGCAGAGCGCCGTCGAGGTCGCCTGCCGCTATCTGCCCGCGCAGGCCGGGGTCGGCGGCGACTGGTTCGACGTCATCCCGCTGTCCGGGGCCCGCGTCGCGCTGGTCGTCGGGGACGTCGTCGGACACGGGCTGCACGCCGCCGCGACCATGGGGCGGCTGCGCACCGCCGTCCACAACTTCTGCTCCCTCGACCTGCCGCCCGACGACCTCCTCACCCACCTCGACGACCTCGTCGGCCGGCTCGACCGCGGCGAGGGCTGGGCGGCGGAGAACAGCCCCGACTCCGGGATCGTCGGCGCGACCTGTCTGTACGCCGTCTACGACCCGGTGTCCCGGCGCTGCACCCTCACCCGCGCCGGGCACCCGCTGCCCGCGGTCGTCGCCCCCGACGGCACGGTGACCTTCGTCGACCTGCCGTCCGCGCCGCCCCTCGGACTCGGCGGGATGCCCTTCGAGACGGTCGAGCTGGAGCTGGCCGAGGGCAGCCAACTCGTCCTCTACACCGACGGATTGGTCGAGGACCGGCACCGTGACATCGACACCGGCCTGGAGCAGCTCCGCACCGTCCTCGGCCGCGCCGGGCGCCCGCCGGAGGAGACCTGCGAGGCGGTCCTGGACGCGCTGTTGCCGGCCCGGCCCAGCGACGACGTGGCCCTGCTGGTCGCCCGCACCCACGCCCTGGACTCCGACCGGGTCGCCCAGTGGGACGTGCCCAGCGACCCGTCGGCCGTCTCCCGCTACCGCGCCGCCGTCACGGAGCAACTCGCCGCCTGGGGCCTGGAGGACCTCTCCTTCACCGCCGAACTCGTCGCCAGCGAACTGGTCACCAACGCCATCCGCCACGCGACCGGCCCGGTCCAACTCCGCCTGCTCCGCGACCGCGCCCTGATCTGCGAGGTCTTCGACGGCAGCAGCACCTCCCCCCGACTGCGGCGCGCGAGGAACGAGGACGAGGGCGGTCGCGGCCTCTTCCTGGTCGCCCAGCTCACCGAACGCTGGGGGACCCGCTACACCCCGGAGGGCAAGACCATCTGGACGGAGATGCCGTTGCCGAGACGGCGGTGA
- a CDS encoding beta-galactosidase, which translates to MPHHRLRVPAAPAPPLTGHLPFTDAPGVPDPIEVTSRYLTRGGHPWFPVSGEFHYTRYPAAEWEEELLKMKAAGVTVVASYLIWIHHEETEGRIRFDGDRDLRRFAELCARHGLDFIPRIGPWVHAEVRNGGLPDWVLARDCVPRTDDPAYLDAVRPWYAAIAEQLRGLDRAHGGPIVAIQIENELYDQPGHLLTLKRMAQEAGLSAPLWTSTAWGGVQLPPDELLPLYGGYTETFWTEADGGWPDTCRKHFFFTHQRDDEGIGADLRPVTAVRGSAPDAFADRFPWATCELGGGMAGSYHRRPRVDAADVAALGLTKIGCGSVWQGYYMFHGGTNPLGELTTLQESHATGYPNDLPVLTYDFQAPLGEYGQYRPVYDELRLQHLMLADFGRLIAPMASVLPAERPRGQDDRETLRWAVRGDGSSGFLFVNNHQPHEPLPDHPGTSFSVAFEEGELSFPSVPVTVPSGASFCWPLRLDVGGVRVEWATAQPVCTVEDDGRTVLVLAAVDGIAPELALSGAASVSAPSGEVSHGDGRVLVTGVRAGTDALVEAQTVGGERVGLLVLDAATARTAYRGVLWGAERLVLADGGVVFDQDEMRVHSAVERPSYAVFPSPKSGGVRDGVFTRFVLGERRAAGEASVRLVRAAGPAPEPVTGVMGRASAPEDKWFETVAAEYVVSLPDEVPSGTLLRIHWAGDVGRAYVGDVLVADQFFSGRVWDIGLDRVPVGELRVRILPGVGGDGGVYVAEGGRSAAFIERVELVTIRRWAVG; encoded by the coding sequence ATGCCCCACCACCGCCTGCGCGTCCCCGCGGCGCCCGCACCCCCGCTCACCGGCCATCTGCCCTTCACCGACGCACCCGGCGTACCCGACCCGATCGAGGTCACCAGCCGCTATCTCACCCGCGGCGGCCACCCCTGGTTCCCGGTCTCCGGCGAGTTCCACTACACCCGCTACCCGGCCGCCGAGTGGGAGGAGGAACTGCTGAAGATGAAGGCGGCCGGCGTGACGGTCGTCGCCAGTTACCTCATCTGGATCCACCACGAGGAGACCGAGGGCCGTATCCGCTTCGACGGCGACCGCGACCTGCGCCGCTTCGCCGAACTCTGCGCCCGCCACGGCCTGGACTTCATCCCGAGGATCGGGCCCTGGGTGCACGCCGAGGTCCGCAACGGCGGCCTGCCCGACTGGGTCCTGGCCCGCGACTGCGTCCCACGCACCGACGACCCGGCCTACCTGGACGCCGTACGCCCCTGGTACGCGGCGATCGCCGAACAACTCCGCGGCCTCGACCGCGCCCACGGCGGCCCGATCGTGGCGATCCAGATCGAGAACGAGCTCTACGACCAGCCCGGCCATCTGCTCACCCTGAAACGCATGGCCCAGGAGGCGGGCCTCAGCGCCCCCCTGTGGACGTCGACCGCCTGGGGCGGCGTCCAGCTCCCGCCCGACGAACTGCTGCCCCTGTACGGCGGTTACACCGAGACCTTCTGGACCGAGGCCGACGGCGGCTGGCCCGACACCTGCCGCAAGCACTTCTTCTTCACCCACCAGCGCGACGACGAGGGCATCGGTGCGGACCTGCGGCCGGTGACCGCCGTCCGCGGCAGCGCCCCGGACGCCTTCGCGGACCGATTCCCCTGGGCCACCTGCGAGTTGGGCGGCGGCATGGCGGGCTCCTACCACCGGCGCCCGCGGGTGGACGCCGCCGACGTCGCCGCGCTCGGGCTCACCAAGATCGGGTGCGGTTCGGTGTGGCAGGGCTACTACATGTTCCACGGCGGCACGAACCCGCTGGGCGAGCTGACGACCCTTCAGGAGTCCCACGCCACGGGCTATCCCAATGACCTGCCCGTGCTGACGTACGACTTCCAGGCCCCGCTCGGCGAGTACGGGCAGTACCGGCCGGTGTACGACGAACTCCGGCTCCAGCACCTGATGTTGGCGGACTTCGGGCGGCTGATCGCGCCGATGGCGAGCGTGCTGCCGGCCGAGCGGCCGCGGGGGCAGGACGACCGGGAGACCTTGCGGTGGGCGGTGCGCGGGGATGGTTCGTCGGGGTTCCTGTTCGTCAACAACCACCAGCCGCACGAGCCGTTGCCGGACCATCCGGGGACGTCGTTCAGTGTTGCCTTTGAGGAGGGGGAGTTGAGCTTCCCGTCCGTGCCGGTGACCGTGCCGTCCGGTGCCTCGTTCTGCTGGCCGCTGCGCCTTGACGTGGGCGGGGTGCGGGTGGAGTGGGCGACGGCTCAGCCGGTCTGCACGGTGGAGGACGACGGCCGAACCGTGCTGGTGCTGGCCGCCGTTGACGGTATCGCTCCTGAACTTGCCCTGAGTGGCGCGGCTTCCGTCTCGGCTCCGTCCGGGGAGGTCTCGCACGGGGACGGGCGGGTGCTGGTCACCGGGGTGCGGGCCGGGACGGACGCACTCGTCGAGGCGCAGACCGTGGGTGGAGAGCGGGTGGGGCTGCTGGTGCTGGACGCTGCTACGGCCCGTACCGCCTACCGGGGTGTGCTGTGGGGCGCCGAGCGGCTGGTGCTGGCCGACGGCGGGGTCGTCTTCGACCAGGACGAGATGCGGGTGCACAGTGCCGTCGAGCGGCCGTCGTACGCCGTGTTTCCTTCGCCGAAGTCCGGTGGGGTGCGGGACGGGGTGTTCACGCGGTTCGTGCTGGGAGAGCGGCGTGCGGCCGGGGAGGCGTCCGTCCGTCTTGTCAGGGCCGCCGGGCCCGCGCCTGAGCCGGTGACCGGCGTCATGGGGCGGGCGAGTGCACCGGAGGACAAGTGGTTCGAGACGGTGGCGGCCGAGTATGTCGTGTCGCTGCCGGACGAGGTGCCGAGCGGGACCTTGTTGCGGATTCACTGGGCCGGGGATGTGGGGCGGGCGTATGTGGGGGACGTCCTTGTCGCTGACCAGTTCTTTTCCGGGCGGGTGTGGGACATCGGGCTGGATCGGGTGCCGGTGGGGGAGCTGCGGGTGCGGATCCTGCCGGGGGTTGGGGGGGACGGTGGTGTGTATGTGGCGGAGGGGGGTCGGAGTGCGGCGTTCATCGAGCGGGTGGAACTCGTGACCATTCGCCGTTGGGCTGTGGGGTGA
- a CDS encoding glycoside hydrolase family 35 protein, protein MSALTTTSDGFLLHGEPFRIVSGAMHYFRVHPDQWADRLRKARLMGLNTVETYVPWNAHQPDPEGELVLDGILDLPRYLALAREEGLNVLLRPGPFICAEWDGGGLPGWLTSDTDIALRSSDPRFTAAIDRYLDQLLPPLLPHMAANGGAVIAVQVENEYGAYGDDTAYLKHLEQGFRDRGVEELLFTCDQVNQEHLTAGSLPGVLTTGTFGGKIDSALAELRTHRPEGPLMCAEFWVGWFDHWGGPHHTRSAADAAADLDRLLSAGASVNIYMFHGGTNFGFHNGANHHHTYEPTVTSYDYDAPLTESGDPGPKYHAFREVIARHVPVPDEPVPAPSVKLAPLTVELDQRAPLLPHAATLAAPLRTESPAMMDELGLASGYALYRAVLPTAGPGLLHFAGGVGDRAQVFVDGAPVGVLERERHDETLAVRVPRTGATLEVLVENMGGVNYGPRIGTPKGLLGPVTLNGAALHGWDCHPLALDDLAAVPFAPSDAATAFEPAFHRGTFEVTDPADTFLSLPGWTKGQAWINGFHLGRYWNRGPQHTLYVPGPVLRAGGNELILLELHATTATRAQLTDTPDLGPVNP, encoded by the coding sequence ATGTCCGCACTCACCACCACGTCCGACGGATTCCTGCTGCACGGCGAGCCGTTCCGCATCGTCTCCGGCGCCATGCACTACTTCCGCGTCCACCCCGACCAGTGGGCCGACCGGCTGCGCAAGGCCCGCCTGATGGGCCTGAACACGGTGGAGACGTACGTTCCGTGGAACGCCCACCAGCCGGACCCCGAGGGCGAGTTGGTCCTCGACGGCATCCTCGATCTGCCCCGCTATCTGGCCCTCGCCCGCGAGGAGGGCCTCAACGTCCTGCTCCGGCCCGGCCCGTTCATCTGCGCCGAGTGGGACGGCGGCGGCCTGCCCGGCTGGCTCACCTCGGACACCGACATCGCGCTGCGCAGCTCCGACCCCCGCTTCACCGCCGCCATCGACCGCTACCTCGACCAGCTGCTGCCCCCGCTGCTCCCGCACATGGCCGCGAACGGCGGCGCCGTCATCGCCGTCCAGGTGGAGAACGAGTACGGCGCCTACGGCGACGACACCGCCTACCTCAAGCACCTCGAACAGGGCTTCCGGGACCGGGGCGTCGAGGAACTCCTCTTCACCTGCGACCAGGTCAACCAGGAACACCTCACCGCCGGCAGCCTGCCCGGCGTCCTCACCACCGGCACCTTCGGCGGCAAGATCGACTCCGCCCTCGCGGAGCTGCGCACCCACCGGCCCGAAGGCCCCCTGATGTGCGCGGAGTTCTGGGTCGGCTGGTTCGACCACTGGGGCGGCCCGCACCACACCCGCAGCGCCGCCGACGCCGCCGCCGACCTGGACCGGCTGCTGTCCGCGGGCGCCTCCGTCAACATCTACATGTTCCACGGCGGCACCAACTTCGGCTTCCACAACGGCGCCAACCACCACCACACCTACGAGCCCACCGTCACGTCCTACGACTACGACGCCCCGCTCACCGAGTCCGGCGACCCCGGCCCCAAGTACCACGCCTTCCGCGAGGTCATCGCCCGCCATGTCCCCGTACCGGACGAGCCGGTCCCGGCGCCGTCCGTCAAACTCGCCCCGCTCACCGTCGAGTTGGACCAGCGCGCCCCGCTGCTCCCGCACGCCGCCACCCTCGCCGCGCCCCTGCGCACCGAGTCCCCGGCGATGATGGACGAACTCGGCCTCGCCTCCGGCTACGCCCTCTACCGTGCCGTCCTTCCCACGGCCGGTCCCGGCCTGCTGCACTTCGCGGGCGGCGTCGGCGACCGCGCCCAGGTCTTCGTGGACGGCGCACCCGTCGGCGTCCTCGAACGCGAACGCCACGACGAGACCCTCGCGGTCCGTGTGCCCCGCACCGGTGCCACCCTGGAGGTGCTCGTCGAGAACATGGGCGGCGTCAACTACGGCCCCCGCATCGGCACCCCCAAGGGACTGCTCGGCCCCGTCACCCTCAACGGCGCCGCCCTGCACGGCTGGGACTGCCACCCGCTGGCCCTCGACGACCTCGCCGCCGTGCCGTTCGCGCCGTCCGACGCGGCCACCGCCTTCGAACCGGCCTTCCACCGGGGCACCTTCGAGGTCACCGACCCCGCCGACACCTTCCTGTCCCTGCCCGGCTGGACCAAGGGCCAGGCCTGGATCAACGGCTTCCACCTCGGCCGCTACTGGAACCGCGGCCCCCAGCACACCTTGTACGTCCCCGGCCCGGTCCTGCGCGCCGGCGGCAACGAGCTGATCCTGCTCGAACTGCACGCCACCACCGCCACCCGCGCCCAGCTGACCGACACCCCCGACCTTGGACCGGTGAACCCCTGA
- a CDS encoding response regulator transcription factor: MDDDPPIADLVATVARYEGWEAVTANSGEEALSRAAEFHPDIVVLDLMLPDLDGFGVLDRLRRSGTMVPVVFLTARDAVADRVAGLTRGGDDYLVKPFAVEELMARLRTVLRRAAGPGFQRSVLRVADLTMDEDTREVRRGGKLLTLTPTEYEVLRYLMRKSPTVLTKAQILDHVWEYGFGGRSNVVELVVSRLRRKLDETGDDPLIQTVRGFGYVIRQAAE, encoded by the coding sequence GTGGACGACGACCCGCCGATCGCCGACCTCGTGGCGACGGTCGCCCGCTACGAGGGCTGGGAGGCGGTCACCGCGAACTCCGGCGAGGAGGCGCTGAGCCGTGCCGCGGAGTTCCACCCGGACATCGTGGTGCTCGACCTGATGCTGCCCGACCTCGACGGGTTCGGGGTCCTGGACCGGCTGCGCCGCTCGGGCACGATGGTGCCGGTGGTGTTCCTCACCGCCCGGGACGCGGTCGCCGACCGGGTCGCGGGGCTGACCCGGGGCGGGGACGACTACCTGGTCAAGCCGTTCGCGGTGGAGGAGCTGATGGCCCGGCTGCGGACGGTGCTGCGGCGCGCCGCGGGCCCCGGCTTCCAGCGCTCGGTGCTGCGGGTCGCGGATCTGACGATGGACGAGGACACCCGCGAGGTGCGGCGCGGCGGAAAGCTGCTCACGCTCACCCCGACCGAGTACGAGGTGCTGCGCTACCTCATGCGCAAGTCGCCGACCGTGCTGACCAAGGCGCAGATCCTCGACCATGTGTGGGAGTACGGCTTCGGGGGCCGCTCGAACGTCGTCGAGCTGGTCGTCAGCCGGCTGCGCCGCAAGCTGGACGAGACCGGTGACGATCCGCTGATCCAGACCGTACGGGGCTTCGGGTACGTCATCCGGCAGGCCGCGGAGTGA
- a CDS encoding LacI family DNA-binding transcriptional regulator: protein MSPRSADSPAPKGRSRRNFAGARPVMDDVARMAGVSKQTVSRVLNDHPAVRDETREAVREAMRVLGYRPSASARSLASGRTRMVGVISFDAARYGPASILTAINTAAQDAGYLLSSIALDDTADHATVAEAVQRLSAEGADGVIAIAPQYQVGQALADTRLGTPLVVMENEIRGGTPLATADSRGGAHKATEHLLTLGHATVWHIAGPAGWTSADQRVASWQDTLKAAGAEIPPPLPGDWSAGSGYELGRELARRTDVTAVFASNDQMALGLLHALHEAGRRVPDDISVVGYDDIPEAAHFLPPLTTVRTDFAEIGTRLLRLLLDRIDGRAEADTGGESMIPVELVVRRSTGRPGRG, encoded by the coding sequence ATGAGCCCTCGTTCCGCCGACTCTCCCGCGCCCAAGGGCCGCAGTCGACGTAACTTCGCGGGGGCCCGGCCCGTCATGGATGACGTGGCCCGGATGGCCGGGGTGTCGAAGCAGACCGTTTCCCGGGTGCTCAATGATCATCCCGCGGTGCGGGACGAGACCCGGGAGGCGGTGCGGGAGGCGATGCGGGTGCTCGGGTACCGGCCCAGTGCCAGTGCCCGGTCGCTGGCCAGCGGGCGGACCCGGATGGTCGGGGTGATCTCCTTCGACGCCGCCCGCTACGGGCCCGCCAGCATCCTCACCGCCATCAACACCGCCGCCCAGGACGCCGGTTATCTGCTCAGCTCCATCGCCCTCGACGACACCGCCGACCACGCCACCGTCGCCGAGGCCGTGCAGCGGCTGTCCGCCGAGGGCGCCGACGGGGTGATCGCCATCGCCCCGCAGTACCAGGTGGGGCAGGCGCTCGCCGACACCCGGCTCGGCACCCCGCTGGTGGTCATGGAGAACGAGATCAGGGGCGGCACCCCGCTCGCCACCGCCGACTCCCGGGGCGGCGCCCACAAGGCCACCGAGCATCTGCTGACCCTCGGGCACGCCACCGTGTGGCACATCGCGGGGCCGGCCGGCTGGACCTCCGCCGACCAGCGGGTGGCCAGCTGGCAGGACACCCTCAAGGCGGCCGGCGCCGAGATCCCCCCGCCGCTCCCCGGCGACTGGAGCGCCGGCTCCGGGTACGAACTGGGCCGGGAGCTGGCCCGGCGCACGGATGTCACCGCCGTGTTCGCCTCCAACGACCAGATGGCCCTCGGGCTGCTGCACGCCCTCCATGAGGCGGGCCGCCGGGTCCCCGACGACATCAGCGTCGTCGGCTACGACGACATCCCCGAGGCCGCCCACTTCCTGCCCCCGCTGACCACCGTGCGGACGGACTTCGCCGAGATCGGGACCCGGCTGCTGCGGCTGCTGCTCGACCGGATCGACGGGCGGGCCGAGGCCGACACAGGGGGCGAGTCGATGATCCCCGTCGAGCTCGTCGTGCGGCGCAGCACCGGGCGGCCGGGGCGCGGCTGA
- a CDS encoding sensor histidine kinase: protein MIGRLRSAYRRMRLGTRLALGLGALALVVFGVVGTVLTTYMRDYLSNQLNEQLSIAQVAQSKSIAESGSLAGKKYWRWYYAVYDVKDGAPVLRTPEDPTDLPKDVDEFTAVAEVKTTAAGGRDVTRTEHLAGAGEYRLRACEVEPGVILVSAAPMDDIDDTVGQLITVQVIAFGLALLALVLFGRKVLRRGLKPLSDMASTAHGIASHDLTESAARLPLRADRKGGGPEVEELRTAFNSMLEHIDRSLAVRSEAEQRLRRFVADASHELRTPLMSVRGYADLFQYAAANAPEERDKHLARLRAEAARMGVLLDDLLLLARLDAAEVETPLRPADTDLVTLVHDAADAFRAAHPDRPLTVADGPESVALRVDPHRIRQVLDNLLTNAAIHTPAATPVCLTVSEAGGQARVEVMDAGPGIPPADRERVFDRFYRVDKARSRDRGGSGLGLAVARSLVRAHGGTVEVSSEPGRTVFTVTLPRGGAGR, encoded by the coding sequence GTGATCGGGCGGCTGCGCTCGGCGTACCGGCGGATGCGGCTCGGGACCCGGCTCGCGCTGGGTCTCGGCGCGCTGGCCCTGGTCGTGTTCGGTGTCGTGGGCACGGTCCTGACGACGTACATGCGCGACTACCTGTCGAACCAGCTGAACGAACAGCTGTCGATCGCCCAGGTCGCCCAGTCCAAGAGCATCGCGGAGTCCGGCAGTCTCGCGGGCAAGAAGTACTGGCGCTGGTACTACGCGGTGTACGACGTGAAGGACGGGGCCCCGGTGCTGCGCACGCCCGAGGACCCGACCGACCTGCCGAAGGACGTCGACGAGTTCACGGCGGTCGCCGAGGTCAAGACCACCGCCGCCGGCGGCAGGGACGTGACCCGCACCGAGCATCTGGCGGGCGCGGGCGAGTACCGGCTGCGCGCCTGCGAGGTCGAACCCGGGGTGATCCTGGTCAGCGCGGCGCCCATGGACGACATCGACGACACCGTGGGCCAGCTGATCACGGTCCAGGTCATCGCCTTCGGCCTTGCCCTGCTGGCCCTCGTGTTGTTCGGCCGGAAGGTGCTGCGGCGCGGACTGAAGCCGCTGAGCGACATGGCGTCCACCGCCCACGGCATCGCCTCGCACGATCTGACCGAGTCGGCGGCCCGGCTGCCGCTGCGCGCCGACCGCAAGGGCGGTGGCCCGGAGGTCGAGGAGCTGCGCACCGCGTTCAACTCGATGCTGGAGCACATCGACCGCTCGCTCGCGGTGCGTTCGGAGGCCGAGCAGCGGCTCCGCCGGTTCGTCGCCGACGCCTCGCACGAACTGCGCACGCCGTTGATGTCGGTACGGGGCTACGCGGACCTCTTCCAGTACGCCGCCGCCAACGCCCCCGAGGAACGGGACAAGCACCTGGCCCGGCTGCGGGCCGAGGCGGCCCGCATGGGTGTCCTCCTCGACGACCTGCTGCTGCTCGCGCGTCTGGACGCGGCGGAGGTGGAGACCCCGCTGCGGCCGGCCGACACGGATCTGGTGACGCTGGTCCACGACGCGGCGGACGCGTTCCGCGCGGCCCACCCGGACCGGCCGCTGACGGTGGCGGACGGCCCGGAGTCGGTGGCGCTACGGGTGGACCCGCACCGCATCCGCCAGGTCCTGGACAACCTCCTCACCAACGCGGCCATCCACACCCCGGCCGCGACCCCGGTGTGCCTGACGGTGTCCGAGGCCGGCGGGCAGGCGCGGGTCGAGGTCATGGACGCGGGTCCGGGCATCCCGCCCGCCGACCGCGAGCGCGTCTTCGACCGCTTCTACCGTGTCGACAAGGCCCGCAGCCGGGACCGCGGCGGCAGCGGCCTGGGCCTGGCCGTGGCCCGCTCACTGGTACGGGCGCACGGCGGCACCGTGGAGGTCAGCAGCGAACCGGGCAGGACCGTCTTCACGGTGACACTGCCGCGGGGCGGGGCGGGCCGGTGA